The Caulobacter sp. 73W region CATGTTCTGCCTCGATGATTGCCTGTCGCCCCTTTCGAAAGGGCGACGACTTGCTCATATAGGGAAAGCGTTAGTTTTCCACAGCCATGACAGACATTCCGGTCACCCTTTCCGAACCCGCCGCCCGCCGCATCCGCGCCATCTCCGAACAGGAAGGCGCGCCCGTGATGCTGCGCGTCGCCGTCGAAGGCGGCGGCTGTTCCGGCTTCCAGTACCAGTTCGATCTGGTGCGCGAGGCGGGTGAGGATGACCTGAAGATCGAGCGCGACGGCGCCGCCGCCCTGGTGGACGTGGTTTCGCTGGCCCTCTTGAAGGGCTCGGAAATCGATTTCGTCGATGAGTT contains the following coding sequences:
- the erpA gene encoding iron-sulfur cluster insertion protein ErpA; translated protein: MTDIPVTLSEPAARRIRAISEQEGAPVMLRVAVEGGGCSGFQYQFDLVREAGEDDLKIERDGAAALVDVVSLALLKGSEIDFVDELAGAEFRIRNPNAKSSCGCGVSFSI